A region of Bradyrhizobium sp. CCBAU 53351 DNA encodes the following proteins:
- a CDS encoding GntR family transcriptional regulator, translated as MLKFNRTSEIANWIKTEIDSGALQPGSKLDEKQLSDRFNVSKTPVREALIQLASRGLVDLKQRRGATVSVLSAEQIVAMFEVMTELEGMSARLAAARMPTDLQARLRDIHSRSESALHNAQLYDAINKELHETIYEGAQNSYLEQSIKETRARLRLYRRYPFQKPGRIQQSYQDHCSIVAAITRGDAMAAAQAMHDHLTTGGRVFADLVAEAARFANTPDKAAG; from the coding sequence GTGCTCAAATTCAACCGAACTAGCGAAATCGCCAACTGGATCAAGACCGAAATTGATTCCGGTGCTTTGCAGCCAGGATCCAAGCTTGATGAAAAGCAACTCTCCGACAGGTTTAACGTTTCGAAGACCCCTGTCCGGGAAGCCCTGATACAGCTGGCATCGCGTGGCTTGGTAGATCTGAAGCAGCGGAGGGGTGCGACCGTCTCGGTTCTGAGTGCGGAGCAAATTGTCGCTATGTTCGAAGTTATGACGGAGCTTGAGGGAATGTCTGCAAGGCTGGCCGCGGCGCGAATGCCGACGGACCTACAGGCGCGCCTCCGCGACATACACTCTCGCAGCGAAAGCGCGCTTCACAATGCGCAGCTGTACGATGCAATTAATAAAGAGCTCCATGAAACTATCTACGAGGGTGCGCAAAACTCATATTTGGAACAGTCGATAAAAGAGACCCGCGCTCGCCTGCGTCTCTATCGTCGGTACCCATTCCAAAAACCAGGTCGCATTCAACAGTCCTATCAAGATCATTGCTCAATTGTGGCAGCGATCACCCGAGGAGATGCCATGGCGGCTGCTCAGGCTATGCACGATCATCTCACGACTGGCGGACGCGTTTTCGCAGATCTCGTGGCGGAAGCCGCTCGTTTTGCGAATACACCTGATAAGGCGGCGGGATAA
- a CDS encoding amidase, with translation MCAYHPAEFQALTFHDAVPAFREGRDSPRKYLERCLETIDAREPTVRAWVEMNVREARSVADRSTARYLAGRELSTIDGMPVGIKDLFMTKDMPTRMGSPLFRDNHTHQDTACVQALRAAGAIVLGKTVTTELGMSYPGPTTNPFSHRHTPGGSSSGSAAAVGARMIPAAIGTQVAGSVIRPASFCANYAIKPTMGAIHRGERLALSQSHVGIHAGDLRDMWHVSIEVAKRSGGDPGYPGLYGETTLHPATRPLRVIVMEAQGAAELDDDSRDAFERFLTQLRHAGVHTIDRTNHSLVDSFERAIDESLEITRDVCAYEMRWSLENLVERFGGGLSDSLTSRLELARKMSIDDYRQLLAQRDKARAAHAAIAHIADAIVAPSSVGPAPKLDNQGLDSGISHTTGLPSYNAVTSVLGAPTITLPLLAVRGMPLGIQVIGQQHTDQHLVGLGRWISETIPARSV, from the coding sequence TTGTGCGCATACCATCCCGCTGAATTTCAAGCGCTGACATTTCATGATGCGGTACCCGCCTTCAGAGAAGGACGAGATAGCCCGCGCAAATACCTTGAGCGCTGTCTCGAAACGATCGACGCTCGCGAGCCCACCGTGCGAGCTTGGGTCGAAATGAACGTGCGAGAGGCGAGGTCCGTGGCTGATCGATCCACAGCGCGTTACCTCGCGGGACGAGAGCTTTCGACCATCGATGGCATGCCGGTCGGGATCAAAGACCTCTTTATGACAAAGGATATGCCCACGCGTATGGGATCTCCCTTGTTCAGAGACAATCACACTCATCAAGATACGGCTTGCGTCCAGGCATTGAGAGCCGCGGGCGCCATCGTGCTCGGTAAGACAGTGACGACGGAACTCGGCATGTCCTACCCTGGACCGACTACCAACCCGTTCAGCCATCGCCATACCCCCGGCGGATCGTCGAGCGGATCGGCAGCGGCCGTCGGCGCGCGGATGATACCTGCGGCAATCGGAACGCAAGTGGCTGGCTCGGTGATTCGACCAGCGAGCTTTTGCGCGAACTATGCGATCAAGCCGACAATGGGCGCCATCCATCGTGGGGAGCGTCTGGCACTTAGCCAAAGCCACGTGGGGATCCATGCTGGCGACCTTCGTGACATGTGGCATGTGTCGATTGAAGTCGCAAAGAGATCAGGCGGCGATCCCGGCTATCCCGGCCTTTACGGTGAGACAACTCTTCATCCGGCAACCCGGCCACTACGAGTGATTGTGATGGAGGCCCAAGGTGCGGCAGAATTGGACGACGATTCCAGAGACGCATTTGAACGGTTCCTCACTCAGCTTCGCCACGCCGGCGTCCACACCATCGACAGAACCAACCACTCGCTGGTCGACTCGTTCGAACGTGCCATCGACGAAAGTCTTGAAATTACTCGTGACGTTTGTGCCTACGAGATGCGCTGGTCACTGGAGAACCTTGTAGAAAGGTTTGGCGGAGGGCTGAGTGACAGCTTGACCTCTCGTCTGGAACTCGCGAGAAAGATGAGCATAGATGACTATCGTCAACTACTCGCCCAGCGCGATAAGGCAAGAGCAGCCCACGCCGCAATTGCTCATATCGCCGACGCTATCGTTGCTCCGTCCTCCGTTGGACCAGCTCCAAAATTAGACAATCAAGGACTTGACTCGGGCATCTCACATACAACAGGCCTGCCGAGTTACAATGCTGTTACCTCCGTCTTAGGGGCGCCAACTATCACGCTTCCGCTTCTTGCGGTGAGGGGAATGCCTCTCGGAATTCAGGTTATTGGCCAGCAGCATACCGATCAGCACCTTGTAGGTTTAGGGCGTTGGATCAGCGAGACTATTCCGGCGCGATCGGTCTAA
- a CDS encoding AMP-binding protein, which produces MSNRNFYVLVEGRAEANPTDVLLELESGETLSAQWLHKLCGSYASVFRRLGCAVGDRVAVQVEKSAHAFALYLACLRAGLCYLPINTAYRSAELAYLLKDAQPSFLLRGPNTEALPDMTVPRSTKVLTFGIRGEGTFASLVKAGETSFSTVELNGAAPAALLYTSGTTGRPKGALISHAALSYTAQTLSRLWGFSSSDVLLHALPIFHSHGLFISFNVALAGGARILLQNKFDVSPVLDAIPRSTVFMGVPTYYHRLLTCPSLASSLCRNMRLFISGSAPLSAPMHRDFETRTGHRILERYGLTEAMILCSNPLEGDRRPGSVGLPIPGVDLRIAGERDEALPVGQVGIIQARGPGLFSGYWNNAEQTKAELTADGFFRTGDMGLVDEKGYVSITGRAKDLIISGGYNVYPAEVEAVIDELTSVKESAVVGATHADFGECVVAFVIASDKSDPPSESEVIQQVKRNMASYKTPKKVIVVDDFPRNAMGKVLKKELRTTLADFPTLGSDNANR; this is translated from the coding sequence ATGTCCAACCGCAATTTCTATGTCCTGGTTGAGGGGAGGGCCGAGGCAAACCCGACAGACGTGCTCCTAGAGCTTGAGAGCGGCGAAACGCTATCCGCTCAGTGGCTGCACAAGCTCTGTGGTAGCTATGCCAGCGTCTTCCGGCGGCTCGGATGTGCGGTCGGTGATCGCGTGGCCGTCCAGGTCGAGAAGTCCGCACATGCTTTCGCGCTCTATCTTGCCTGCCTCCGTGCTGGGCTCTGCTATTTGCCCATCAACACAGCTTATCGCTCAGCTGAGTTGGCCTACCTTCTAAAGGACGCGCAGCCTTCCTTCCTTCTCAGAGGACCAAATACGGAAGCTCTTCCCGACATGACGGTGCCTCGGTCAACCAAGGTCTTAACGTTTGGCATCCGGGGTGAAGGAACATTCGCATCACTTGTCAAAGCAGGAGAGACCTCGTTTAGCACCGTCGAACTCAATGGTGCGGCTCCCGCAGCTCTCCTCTACACCTCAGGCACAACCGGCCGGCCCAAGGGTGCTCTGATCAGCCATGCTGCGCTCTCGTACACCGCTCAAACGCTGAGTCGATTGTGGGGCTTCTCGTCTTCGGATGTTCTGCTACATGCGCTGCCGATCTTCCACAGCCATGGTCTATTCATCTCATTCAACGTCGCGCTGGCAGGCGGAGCGCGAATTCTCCTGCAAAATAAATTCGATGTAAGTCCAGTGCTCGACGCAATTCCTCGCTCAACCGTTTTTATGGGAGTGCCAACTTACTATCATCGTCTATTGACCTGCCCTTCGCTGGCCAGCTCTCTTTGCCGAAACATGCGACTGTTCATATCCGGTTCGGCACCACTATCGGCTCCGATGCATCGCGATTTTGAAACTCGGACAGGGCACCGTATCCTGGAGCGTTATGGTTTGACCGAGGCAATGATTCTCTGCTCGAACCCCCTGGAAGGTGATCGTCGACCAGGTTCGGTAGGGCTACCGATTCCCGGTGTTGATTTGCGTATTGCAGGCGAGCGAGATGAAGCTCTGCCTGTCGGACAAGTAGGTATCATTCAAGCGCGAGGACCGGGGCTTTTCTCCGGTTACTGGAACAATGCTGAGCAAACCAAAGCCGAGCTCACAGCAGACGGGTTCTTCCGTACCGGCGACATGGGTCTCGTCGACGAGAAGGGATACGTCTCGATTACAGGCCGCGCCAAGGATCTCATCATCAGCGGCGGATACAACGTCTATCCCGCAGAAGTTGAGGCTGTAATCGATGAACTGACTTCCGTTAAGGAGTCAGCCGTTGTCGGAGCAACTCACGCGGATTTCGGAGAGTGCGTCGTTGCCTTCGTAATTGCTAGCGATAAGAGCGACCCACCGAGCGAAAGCGAGGTGATTCAGCAGGTCAAGCGAAACATGGCAAGTTACAAAACCCCCAAGAAGGTCATCGTAGTCGATGATTTTCCACGGAATGCTATGGGAAAAGTCTTGAAGAAGGAGCTCCGGACGACACTAGCGGACTTTCCCACGCTTGGCTCGGATAACGCCAATAGATAA
- a CDS encoding enoyl-CoA hydratase/isomerase family protein, giving the protein MNKFGSEVAAGKQRNEEASELGNLPTLHVSKGIARIQLNRSRQHNRFEPTDIETFSEIVATLARQSSVRVLMITAQGPSFSSGFDLDTLSSDRAAACTALFAAMCDLVEECPFPTICGLNGNIYGGATDLALACDFRIGTRGCLLQMSPSRLGIQYYYSGLRRYVERLGLSQTKRLFLTGEQVDSITLLQMGYLTEVCTSDALEARLEHFAGMLAQRSPASLRGLKTSLNSIRRGTADPVEINAKFFESLTSPDAREGLKAWCERRPPSFADV; this is encoded by the coding sequence ATGAATAAATTTGGAAGTGAGGTCGCAGCAGGGAAACAAAGGAATGAAGAAGCATCTGAGCTCGGGAACTTGCCGACCTTGCATGTGTCAAAAGGGATCGCGAGAATTCAATTGAACCGGTCTCGGCAGCACAATCGGTTCGAGCCAACAGACATCGAGACTTTCTCTGAAATCGTCGCGACTTTGGCTCGGCAGTCGAGCGTGCGAGTACTAATGATAACGGCTCAAGGTCCAAGTTTTAGTTCAGGATTTGACCTGGATACATTGTCGAGTGATCGTGCGGCGGCATGTACAGCCCTGTTCGCCGCGATGTGCGATCTTGTCGAAGAATGCCCCTTTCCTACTATATGCGGCCTGAATGGAAACATTTACGGAGGCGCTACTGACCTCGCGCTTGCATGTGATTTTCGTATCGGAACGCGGGGATGTCTCTTGCAAATGTCTCCTTCTCGCCTCGGTATTCAGTACTACTATTCTGGTTTACGACGTTACGTGGAGCGGCTTGGCCTGTCGCAAACGAAACGCCTTTTTCTAACAGGCGAGCAAGTTGACAGCATCACGTTGTTACAGATGGGTTATCTTACCGAGGTGTGTACTTCGGATGCGCTTGAAGCGCGATTAGAGCATTTTGCCGGGATGCTCGCCCAGCGTTCGCCGGCTTCTCTCCGGGGCCTGAAGACGTCGCTCAATTCAATTCGTCGAGGCACTGCTGACCCGGTCGAGATCAATGCGAAGTTTTTCGAAAGCCTAACATCACCTGATGCCCGAGAGGGCCTAAAAGCGTGGTGTGAGCGCCGGCCTCCTTCATTTGCAGACGTGTGA
- the istB gene encoding IS21-like element helper ATPase IstB, with the protein MLTRLKLTAVRDQLDGLLDEAGRQELSLRETLVLLCEREIARKDERRIEMTLKLARFPFVRDLSGFDFSAQPSLDPKQIRELASARWIANGENVLLLGPPGVGKTHLAVALGREAILAGHSVQFVAATTVVAQLAKGHSEGRLEERLAQFAKPKLLIIDELGYLPFEPDAAHLFFQLVSRRYERGAILLTSNRSVGEWGSVFSDPVVATAILDRLLHHSHVITIRGDSYRLKEKRRSGLLQKPAVPEAKSEKKS; encoded by the coding sequence ATGCTGACGCGCCTGAAGCTGACGGCTGTCCGCGACCAACTGGATGGGTTGTTGGATGAGGCCGGTCGACAAGAGCTGAGCCTACGCGAGACTCTGGTGCTGCTGTGCGAGCGCGAGATCGCCCGCAAGGATGAGCGGCGCATCGAGATGACGCTCAAACTTGCTCGCTTCCCGTTCGTTCGCGATCTGTCGGGCTTCGACTTCTCGGCCCAGCCCTCGCTGGATCCGAAGCAGATACGCGAGCTTGCGAGCGCCCGCTGGATCGCCAATGGCGAGAACGTGCTGCTCCTTGGGCCACCTGGCGTTGGCAAGACGCACCTTGCGGTCGCGCTTGGGCGCGAAGCGATCCTGGCTGGGCATTCCGTTCAGTTCGTCGCAGCCACGACTGTCGTTGCGCAGCTTGCCAAAGGTCACAGCGAAGGCCGGCTCGAGGAGCGACTCGCGCAATTTGCCAAGCCAAAGCTCCTGATCATCGACGAGCTCGGGTATCTGCCCTTTGAACCCGATGCCGCGCATCTGTTCTTCCAGCTCGTTAGCCGTCGTTACGAGAGAGGCGCGATCCTGCTGACCAGCAACCGCAGCGTCGGCGAGTGGGGCTCGGTCTTCAGCGACCCCGTGGTCGCCACCGCGATCCTTGATCGTCTGCTGCACCACAGTCACGTAATCACGATCCGCGGCGACAGCTATCGCTTGAAGGAGAAGCGCCGCAGCGGACTTCTGCAGAAGCCCGCTGTACCAGAAGCCAAATCGGAGAAGAAGTCGTGA
- the istA gene encoding IS21 family transposase has protein sequence MQRLSSGPLRFKDPRREAMLEPDEVSAILRLNELGWGSKRIARELGISRNTVKDYVAAGGWTPYRQPQRKKALDGQETWLKERLRQHHGNADVIRQELAAEKGIIVSLRTVERAVQRYRQELAAEARATVRFETPPGKQLQIDFGERLVEIGGSKVRAYLFVATLGYSRRHHVRAFRNERQESWFDGLESSFVKFGGVPEEVLFDNARALVVEHDAAMRTVVFNDKLTAFAKHWGFRPRACAPYRARTKGKTENGVGYVKRNAVAGRTFPSWEAFEAHLEAWTREIADLRQHGTTGEAPIERFRRAEAHALKPIAGRPPFQAARELIRRVQADCAVEIDGNAYSVPWRLIGETVRATIADGVVRIHHGIHEVAAHPICVGRRRRVVDPKHFEGLTGFKPSRAGELALSPVAPPSPTLLRPLGEYEAIVGGGF, from the coding sequence ATGCAGCGACTCAGTTCAGGTCCTCTGCGGTTCAAAGATCCGCGGAGGGAGGCCATGCTGGAGCCGGACGAGGTTTCGGCGATACTCCGGCTCAACGAGCTGGGGTGGGGTAGCAAACGGATTGCCCGGGAGCTCGGGATTAGTCGCAACACGGTGAAGGACTACGTGGCGGCCGGCGGCTGGACACCCTATCGGCAGCCGCAGCGCAAAAAGGCGCTCGATGGCCAGGAGACCTGGCTCAAGGAGCGCCTGCGGCAGCACCACGGCAATGCCGATGTGATTCGCCAGGAGCTGGCAGCCGAGAAAGGCATCATCGTCAGCCTGCGCACGGTCGAGCGGGCGGTACAGCGCTATCGCCAGGAGCTTGCGGCCGAGGCGCGCGCGACGGTGCGGTTCGAGACACCGCCCGGCAAACAGCTGCAGATCGATTTTGGCGAGCGGCTGGTCGAGATCGGTGGCAGCAAGGTTCGCGCCTACCTGTTCGTCGCCACGTTGGGCTACTCGCGCCGGCACCATGTCAGAGCATTCCGCAACGAACGGCAAGAGAGCTGGTTCGATGGCCTGGAAAGCTCCTTCGTGAAGTTCGGTGGCGTGCCCGAGGAGGTACTGTTCGATAATGCGCGTGCGTTGGTCGTGGAGCACGATGCCGCGATGCGCACCGTCGTGTTCAATGACAAGCTGACCGCGTTTGCCAAGCACTGGGGGTTCCGGCCACGGGCCTGCGCGCCATATCGAGCCCGCACCAAGGGTAAGACCGAGAATGGCGTCGGCTACGTCAAACGGAACGCGGTCGCCGGCCGCACCTTCCCGAGCTGGGAAGCCTTTGAGGCGCATCTTGAAGCTTGGACGCGGGAGATCGCCGACCTACGCCAGCATGGCACGACTGGCGAAGCACCAATTGAGCGCTTCAGGCGCGCTGAGGCGCACGCGCTGAAGCCCATCGCTGGGAGGCCGCCCTTCCAGGCCGCACGTGAACTGATCCGGCGCGTGCAGGCCGACTGCGCGGTCGAGATCGATGGCAACGCCTACTCTGTGCCATGGCGGCTGATCGGCGAGACGGTGAGAGCGACGATCGCCGATGGCGTGGTGCGCATCCACCACGGGATCCATGAGGTGGCCGCTCATCCGATCTGTGTCGGTCGGCGCCGTCGCGTCGTTGACCCTAAACACTTTGAGGGCCTGACTGGCTTTAAACCGAGCCGTGCTGGCGAGCTCGCGTTATCGCCTGTCGCGCCGCCGTCGCCGACGCTGCTGCGGCCACTCGGCGAGTACGAAGCGATTGTGGGAGGGGGCTTCTGA